A stretch of the Leptospira stimsonii genome encodes the following:
- a CDS encoding host attachment protein — translation MKYKWVVVANRSEAKIYEYKGSRNGLELLESIENPKGRMKNRELILQASGPGKSAKAQRVAFDSESVQEPKRRVAETFASQISERISQGRKSNRFLSLVLVSEPRFLGMLMDKLDRQSQSMIFHKMAKDLATSDNRGILSHLKGILV, via the coding sequence ATGAAATACAAATGGGTTGTAGTCGCAAATCGATCCGAAGCAAAAATTTATGAATACAAAGGTTCGCGAAACGGTCTTGAACTTTTGGAAAGCATTGAAAATCCGAAAGGAAGAATGAAAAATCGGGAGCTCATTCTCCAAGCTTCCGGTCCCGGAAAAAGTGCAAAGGCGCAAAGAGTTGCTTTCGATTCCGAATCCGTTCAAGAACCGAAACGTAGGGTTGCAGAAACCTTCGCGAGTCAGATCTCGGAAAGAATTTCCCAAGGTAGAAAGTCCAATCGTTTTCTCAGCCTTGTCCTTGTTTCCGAACCTCGTTTTCTCGGGATGCTTATGGATAAGTTGGATCGTCAATCTCAGTCCATGATCTTTCATAAGATGGCGAAGGATCTCGCGACATCCGATAATCGTGGTATTCTCTCTCACCTGAAAGGAATCTTAGTTTAG
- a CDS encoding helix-turn-helix domain-containing protein — MGFFPDLDLLNYLGSLNNGINRYLEYFYSASIAISFLTGISGIYKAKSDRLNLVRGIFLLSVFFCIVGQGRAFSYVTQPIGTLLNNEHRIFYSYFFGFAICASFSSAFYVLHILGYLKDPLRYSLFAFLGFPTILILSSFVENLHSLIYIGKILITLLQVSFGISIASYIRKNRMKAIYYNYPMQYFGVALAIVAHTIGLWIGSKTLVLVSVSVPGFFVVYFFILEYNFPEFWRRNLPVDLIPKEESDLDSEILRQETQSLTQISSRNLIEGMDIGIIESKIERFVLNREFLDEEIRLPDFSAYVGLSVHQASYYLNNYKKLSFSDFLNYHRLQAAKEMILMNQEMNLLEIALACGFNSPSSFRRACLKFEENSPKELRFKLLQERRPIQTLELQAQL; from the coding sequence ATGGGTTTTTTTCCAGATTTGGATTTATTAAATTACCTAGGTTCCTTAAACAATGGGATCAATCGGTATTTAGAATATTTTTATTCGGCGAGCATCGCAATTAGCTTTTTAACTGGAATTTCCGGCATTTATAAAGCGAAATCGGATCGTTTGAATTTAGTTCGAGGAATCTTTTTATTGAGTGTTTTCTTCTGTATCGTAGGTCAAGGAAGGGCTTTTTCCTATGTTACCCAACCGATCGGAACCCTACTCAACAACGAACACAGAATATTTTATTCGTATTTTTTTGGCTTTGCGATTTGTGCGAGCTTTTCCTCCGCATTCTATGTTTTACATATCTTAGGATATCTAAAAGACCCCCTTCGGTATAGCCTATTCGCCTTTCTCGGTTTCCCAACGATTTTGATTCTTTCTTCTTTTGTAGAAAATTTGCATTCTCTCATTTACATCGGAAAAATTCTCATCACCCTTTTACAGGTGTCTTTCGGAATTTCAATCGCTTCTTACATACGAAAAAATCGAATGAAGGCGATCTATTACAATTACCCGATGCAATATTTCGGCGTGGCGCTAGCCATCGTTGCACATACCATCGGTCTTTGGATCGGATCTAAAACATTGGTTCTCGTTTCCGTTTCCGTTCCTGGATTCTTCGTGGTTTATTTTTTCATACTCGAATACAATTTTCCGGAATTTTGGCGAAGGAATTTGCCAGTCGATCTGATCCCAAAAGAAGAATCGGACCTGGATTCCGAAATTCTTAGACAAGAAACCCAAAGCCTCACTCAAATCAGTTCCAGAAATTTAATCGAAGGAATGGATATCGGAATTATAGAATCGAAAATCGAAAGATTTGTATTGAACCGAGAATTCTTGGACGAAGAAATTCGATTACCGGATTTTTCCGCCTATGTCGGATTGTCCGTTCATCAAGCTTCCTACTATTTGAACAACTATAAGAAGTTAAGCTTTTCCGATTTTCTGAACTATCATCGATTGCAAGCCGCAAAGGAAATGATTTTGATGAATCAAGAGATGAATCTTTTGGAAATCGCTTTGGCTTGTGGATTCAATTCTCCTTCTTCTTTTCGCCGAGCCTGCTTAAAATTTGAAGAGAATTCTCCTAAAGAACTGAGATTTAAATTACTTCAAGAAAGAAGACCAATACAAACTTTAGAATTGCAAGCTCAACTTTGA